A stretch of DNA from bacterium:
CTCGCGGCCCGGGCGCGCGGGATCGAGATGGTCGTCATGGGACGGGGAAGCAACCTGGTGGTGTCCGACGAGGGATTCCCCGGTCTGGTGATCCGGCTGGGCGCAGGGTTCAGGCAGGTGGCGGTGGATCGGGAGGCGCGGATCGTCAGGGCGGGTGCGGCCGTCAGCCTGCCCGTGCTGGCTCGGCGGATGGCGGACGAGTCCCTGGCCGGGCTGGAGTTCTACGTCGGCATTCCCGGTTCGGTGGGAGGGGCGGTTCGCATGAACGCCGGATTCTTCGGCGTGGAGACCGTTGACGTGATCAGGTCGGCGTCGATCCTGGATGCCGGTTCGGGGTCGGTGATCGAACGGGAGGCCGGCGGGCTCGGGCTTGGCTACCGGACCAGCAATCTGGGCCCCGATGAAGTCGTGCTGGATGCTTCCTTCTCGGTGCGTGACGGGGATCGGGAGCGGATCGCGGCGCTGATGCGGCAGGCGATCCGTTGGCGGCGCGATCATCAGCCCGGCGGAACCCTCAACGCCGGTAGCGTGTTCCGCAACCCACCGGGTGACAGCGCCGGCCGGATCATCGACGCGCTGGGGCTGAAGGGAATGCGCCGTGGTGGCGCACATGTCTCGCCGAAGCACGCCAACTTCTTCGTCGTGGATCCGGGGGGCACGGCGCAGGATGTATTCGGCCTGGTCCGGGACGTGAGGCAACTGGTACTCGACAGGACGGGAATCCTGCTGGAACCGGAGGTGAGGTTCATCGGGTTTCCGCAGGATGGGGCAAGGCCTAGAGGAAACCGGGATTGACCATCGAGCCCCGCATCAAACGTCGGCGCCAGGAGGTCGCCGAACAGCAGGCTCGGGCTCGCATCCGGAGGTCCATCTGGATGCTGGTAATCATGGCCTGTGCCGGTGGTGTGGCGTGGTTCCTGGTGTCCCCGTTCATGAGTGTCGAGGAAGTGGCAGTCAGCGGCGCGGTGCGGGTGCCGGTCGAGGAGATACTCCACCGGAGCGGGGTGGTCGAAGGCAGGCCGCTGGTCACCATCCGGGCATCCACGGTGGAATCGGACCTCATGGAGGACCCCAGGATCGCAGCCGCCTCCGTGAAGCTCGTGTTCCCCACCCGCGTCGAAGTGGTGTTGCGAGAGCGGGTGGACACCGCCTGGATCGACTTGGGGGACAGGTGGGGCGTTCTGGCCGACGATGGAGTGGTGCTCGCATATGCGTCCACGCCCACCACCAGGCTCCCGCAGATACGGGTGGTCACCGATGACCCCGGCCTGGGCGTCAGGATCGAAGCCCCGGAGGTGAGCGGAGCGCTGGACTTCATCGCAGCCCTGCCCGGTCACCTGGCCGAGCGGAGCCTCTTCGAGGCCAGCGATGGCGAACTCTGGGTCTGGGTGGGTAATCGGATAGCCCGGCTCGGCCTGCCGAGCGACATGGCGGCGAAGGCGACCTCGCTACTCACGATCCTCGACACCGCCCCGGTCGGCCTCATCGATGTCACAGCCCCGAGCCGTCCTGCAGTCCGGCCCTGGAAGTCGGTCGGTAATACCCTGCCCGGACTCGAATACCTTAAATCTCAACTAGAAGCAGAGATTTATCTAGAACCTTAAGGAATCGGATGGCGTATGCTTCCGAGTCTCCACTAGAACGCGAAACTTTGCCTGTAGGATTGGGTCCGTCCGGAGCGGACTGCCAATGCCGAAGCGGTGAATGGAAGGAACGACGCACCCAATGACCGTTATCAACGAAAGCCCCCTCCGTAGCTACGTGGCTGTCATCAAGGTGGTCGGGGTAGGTGGCGGCGGTACGAACGCCGTCAACCGGATGATCGAGGCCGGAATCCGGGGAGTGGAGTTCATAGCCGTGAACACGGACGCCCAGGCGCTGCTCATGTCGGACGCCGATGTGAAGCTCAACATCGGTGGCGAGCTCACGAAGGGACTCGGCGCCGGCGCGGACCCGTCGGTGGGGAAGACCGCCGCCGAGGACAACAGGGAACAGATCGAGGAGGCGCTGGCCGGCTCGGATCTCGTATTCGTGACCGCCGGCGAGGGCGGGGGGACCGGAACGGGCGCTGCTCCCGTGGTGGCCGACATCGCCCGCGACCTCGATGCGTTGACCGTCGCGGTCGTCACCAGGCCCTTCGGGTTCGAGGGCCATCGCCGTTCCAAGCTGGCCGAGCAGGGCATCGCCGCGCTCAGGGAGGCGGTTGACGCCATGATCGTCATCCCGAACGACAACCTGCTCGAGGAGGCCGATCGCTCCACCACGATGATGGAGGCCTTCGCGATGGCCGACCAGGTGTTAACGGACGGGGTGAACGGCATCGCCCAGATAATCACCACGCCGGGCCTCATCAACGTGGACTTCGCGGATGTCAAGACGGTTCTCGGCGGAGCAGGTGCTGCCGTGCTCGGCATCGGACGGGCATCGGGCGAGAGCCGGGCGCTGCAGGCAGCCCAGCAGGCGATGTCCAGCCCCCTGCTCGAAACCACGATGGACGGGGCCAAGGGCGTCCTGCTCTCGATCTGCGGCCCGCCCGACATGACCCTGGCGGAGGTGAGCGAGGCGGCCATGGCCGTTCAGGAGCACGCCGAGTCCGACGCCCAGATCATCTTCGGGGCCACGTCCGACGAGTCGGTCGGCCAGGAGGTACGTGTCACCGTCATCGCCGCCGGCGTGGGGTCGCCTTCCGCCGGTCCGTCCGGGCCGGGCGCGCGCTCCCGTTACTCCGACCGATCGGAGACCGTCTTCCGCTCGGACGAGGATGATCCGCTGGACATCCCCGACTGGCTCCGGGAATAGAGGGCACCCGGAGACGCCGGGAGACCCCGGCGGGTTGACCATGCTGATCCGGCCTCCCGGGTTCCGCGGCGCCGCTTTCACCACGGCCGCGGCGGGCGACATGTTGTCCGGCGATCGCGGGGAAGTGTCAGGGACGCTCGGGATCCGGGCGGAATGGGCTTCGCTCCGGCAGGTTCATGGATCGGACGTCCTGACCGCTACCGAACCGGGCCGCGCCGGCCCGGGCGATGCCCTGGTCTCCGGCATCCGGGATCTCCCGCTGGCGGTGATGACCGCCGACTGCGTGGGCGTGGTCCTCGAGACCGAGGATGCCGTGGGTGTCGCTCACGCCGGATGGAGGGGGGTGGTGGCAGGCGTGGTGGCTGCGGCAGCCCGCCGTCTGGAGGGCCTGGGCAGGCGGCCAGGCCCGGTGCTGAGGGCGGCCACGGGCCCGCTGATCGGGCCATGCTGTTTCGAGGTCGGGCCGGAGGTCGCCGGGTTGTTCCATGACCGCCACGTCAAGTCCATCGGCGGCATGACGACGGTGGATCTGGCGACCGCCGTCCGGGAACAGGTCCCGGAGGCCGAATGGTGGTCGGTCGAGGCGTGTACTCGCTGCGAGGAGGGCTGGTTCTCGTTCCGGGCCGACCGCACCGAGCACCGGCTGGCGGCCCTGGGATGGATACCGTGAGCGTTGCCGCCCGTCTCCGCGAGGTCGTCCGGCGCGTCGATGAGGCTGCGCGCCGCTCGGGCCGGGACCGCGACGACGTGAAGATCGTGGCGATCGGCAAGGGCCGCCCACCCGCCGTACTGGAGGAAGCCGTCGCCGCCGGACATCGGGTGTTCGGGGAGAACCGGGGGCAGGAGTTGGCGTCGAAGGCCGGCCGGCTCCCGAGCAACCTCGAGTGGCACTTCGTGGGTCCGCTCCAGACCAACAAGGTGCGCATCGTCCGGCCCTTGGTGTCGCTCTTGCATTCCTTCGACCGGGACCGGCTGGTGAAGCCGTGGCTGCGGGGAGAGGACCGGCCCCCACCGACCCTGCTCCAGGTCAATATCGGGCAGGAGCCCCAGAAGTCTGGAGTCGACCCCCGACTCGTGGTCGAGACTTTCGAGCGGTGGGAGTCGGCGGGGGTCCCGCTGACCGGGGTGATGGCGATACCTCCGATGGGCGCCATACCCGAGGATTCCCGGCCCTACTTCGTCCGTATGCGTGAGATCAGGGACGAGTTGTCCGCCCGGTTGGAGCGGCCGATGGCCCTTAGCATGGGGATGACGGACGATTTCGAGGTGGCGATCGAGGAAGGATCCACCATCGTCCGCATCGGACGGGCTATCTTTGGGGTCTGAGCCGTCGCGGTACAGAAATGAGCGCCATGAACAAACTGCTGACATGGATGGGTCTCGTGGACGAAGGAGAGCCCGCCCTGAACCCTGGTTATGGAACCAGGCCCGATATGCCCAGCCGCCGGCCTCCGCCGCGGAGCCAGTTCCGCATAGTGGACGACCAGCCACCCACATCGGGAGACCGGAGCTCACGGATCGCCGAGCCGGTCCCCCCCTACCAGCGGCCTGCGGTGGTTTCCGCCCGGGGTGACTCGGATGTCATCGTGCGGGGTCCGGAGGCGGCCGTCATCTCGGCCAGCTACACCGAGATACTCGAGGCCCGCGGCTTCGATGACGTGAGGAAGGTCGCCGACGTGCTCCGGGAACAGGTTCCGGTGGTGGTGAACCTGAAGAGCCTCGATCCTCCGACGGTACGGAGGTTGGTCGACTTCCTGTGCGGACTGGTGTACGCGCTGGAGGGGACGATCCAGAAACCGGCCGCGGGAGTCTTGCTGGTGCGCCCTCCGAGGGTGACGATCACCCGGCAGGAGCTACAGCGCCTGGCCTCCCTGGGCCTGTACGACATCGACGTCTGAGGCGGGCTTGATCCGGCTGATCTGCAATCTGCTGCAGCTCTACGTGGTTGCGATCGTCGCCCGGGCCGTGCTGAGTTGGGTCGAGGTTCCCGGGGATCACCCGGTCGGCCGCGCGGTGGCGGTGCTCTCGCGGATCGTGGATCCGCCGCTCCGGCCGCTCCGGCGGTCCCTTCCCGCCATTCCTGTGGGTGGGGTCAGGCTGGACCTGTCCCCGATCATCCTGATAGTGGCGATAATGATCGTGGCGAGGATCATATGCGGATGACGAGGCTGGTATGCGGATAACTTCGAACGAGGTCCAGGCGGTCAAGTTCTCGGTCGCCCTGCGCGGATACGCCGCGGACGAGGTGGACGCCTTTCTCGAGATCGTGGTCAAGACGATCTCCGAGTACGAGGGCCAACATGATCGGCTGCAGCGTGAGGTCGGCCGGTTGCGGACGGCGCTCGACGAATGCCGGGAGAACCGGATCGCCGAGGGTTCCGGCAAGGCCCGGACCGTGGTGACCGTCCAGGCCGATGAGGCGGTGGCCCGGGTTCGGGACATGATCGACGAGGCCGCCCGGACATCGGAGCAGATGGTCGAGAACGTGCTGGAGGCGGGTGAACACCTGCTGGACCAATTCCGCGCCGCGATGACCCCCGGAGCGCAGCAGGACGGTCCCGTCCCGCGTTGAACAGCGGTCCGCCGAGGGGTTCCAGATGCCGCTTCCGTCCTCCGAGGGGTCGCCTCCCGTGACATCCCTGCCCCGGCGCGCCGACGTGGCGGTGATCGGGGGCGGCGTGGTCGGGTTGTGCGTAGCGTACGAGTTGGCGGCGCACGGCCGCCAGGTGGTCGTGATCGACGGGGGACCGATCGCACGCGGTAGCGCCGCGGGCAACGCCGGGCTGATCACCCCGAGTCATCTGATCCCCATGGCCGCCCCCGGCGTGCTGTCCGGTGTGGTGCGGGGGATGATCCGGCGCACCGGGCCGGTGACGGTGCGTCCGTCCGTCGACCCGTCGTACCTGCGCTGGATGGTCCGGTTCGCGCTCAAATGCACTTCCCGTGCAGCCGAGGCCGGGGCTGTCGCCCTGCGCGCCCTCGGGTTCTTGAGCGCTGACCTGGCGGTGGAGTGGATCGAACGGGACGGGATCGAGTGCGGCTACCGCCGGCTCGGGCTCTATCACGTCTACGGAGACCCCGGGGCCTTCGCCGCGGCGCGGCACGAGGCCGACACGATGGAGCGTCACGGCGTGGCCATCGAGAGATACGGCGCCGCCGAACTCCGCGAGCGGGAGCCGGCGCTGGACGAGGGCATCATCGGGGGGTTCCGGTGCGTGGACGACGCCGGTCTGGATCCCGCCCGCTTCATGGCCGGAATCGTGTCGGTGCTGTCGGGACGCGGGGTGGTGTTCGTCCCCCGGACGACGTTGCTGGACTTCCGGACCTCGGACGGCGCGGTGGACAGGCTGGTGACCTCGCGGGGCGACCTGGCGGCTGACGAGGTCGTGATAGCCACCGGCGCGTGGACCCCCGGGGTGGCCACGCTGCTCGGCGAGTCGGTACCCATACAGGCCGGCAAGGGATACAGCATGACGGTGGCGGCGCCTCGCCGGGGCCCTCGCACCAACCTCCTGATAGGAGACAGGTGGGTGGCGGTGAACCCGATGGGAGACCTGCTGAGGATGAGCGGCTGGCTGGAACTGGGGCGCCTCGATACCCGGCCCTCGCTCCGGCGGCTGGCGCAGATCGAGGCGAACGTCCGATCCCGCGTGCGGCTCGATCCCGAGCTCACCGTGCTGGAGAGATGGGCCGGTCTGCGACCGGTTACGCCCGACGGGCTTCCCATAATCGGTCGGTCGCCCGGCTGGCGCAACGTCACCTACGCCGTCGGGCACGGCAAGCTCGGCCTGTCGCTCGGGCCGGTGACCGGCCGGCTGGTGGCCCAGACCGTCTGCGACCGACCCACCGACCTCGAGCTGGATCCTTTCTCGCCCCGCCGATTCGGCTAGAGGGCTAGCCGGCCTTCTCGAGGCGCACCGACAGGGTGCTCTGGCCGATCTCGAATCTGGTCCCGCCCTCCATGGGTCCGGAGAGGATCGCCACCGCCAGCACCTCGCCGGCGATGAAGTCGGCATGGGTGTCGATGGCCTCGTAGAGGAGGTCGTCCTCGGTGTGGTACCGGAGCCGGATCCGGTCGGTCACCTCGAGCCCGAGGTCGCGTCGGGCGCGCTGGATCCGTGACACCACCTCGCGGGCCAGGCCCTCGCTCCGTAGCTCGCCGGTCAGCACCGTGTCGAGCGCCACCGACAGCGAGCCATCCGATGCCACCGCCAATCCCGGACGGGGGTTCCTGGTGATGACCACGTCGTCGGCGCTCAACTCGTGCCCGGCGACGGTCATCCCGCCGGCCTCGAGCAGGGACGCCACCTGTTCCGAGGGCAGGGCGGCCAGCGCGGCGGCGACCTCCCGGACCGCGGCGCCGAGGCGGGGACCGAGGCGCTTGTAGTTGGCCTTGGCCGCCAACTCGACCACCGACAGCTCGTCATCACGGGTGCCGATCTCCTTGACGTTCAACTCCTCGGCGATCACCGCGCCGTGACGACGAACCGCGGCCGTCACCTCCGGATCGCGCGTGATGACCGCCAGCCGCGCCAGCGGCTGGCGAACGCCGATCGAGTGATCCGAACGGAGCGACCGCCCGAGCGTCACCACCGTGCGGGCCACGTCCATCGTCCGTTCGAGGTCCTCGTCGATCGCGCCCTCGTCCACCACCGGGTAGTCGGTGTGATGGACGCTGGAGGCTTCCGGGACCAGGCCGGCGTGGATCTCCTCGGTTATGAAGGGCAGGACGGGCGCCAGCAGGCGGCTGAAGGTCACCAGCACCTCGTAGAGGGTGGCGAAGGCGGCTTGCTTGTCGGCCTCGTTGCCCTCACGAGCCCGCCAGAACCGGCGCCTGGACCTTCGGACGTACCAGTTGGTCAGGTCGTTGACGAAGCCGAGCGCAGGGCCCACCACGGCGTACAGGTAGTAGCCCTCCATCAACTCGTTGGTCCGCCGGATCAGCGACTGCAGGACGCTCAGTATCCAGCGGTCGATCTCGGGCCGGTCGGCGGGGGCGGGCGCCGACCGGAGGTCTTGGAACCGGATACCGTCCGCCTCGGCATAGGTGGTGAAGAAGGAATAGGCGTTCCAGAACGGCAGTATCACGGTCCGCACCACCTCGCGTACCCCCGCCTCGGAGAAGCGGAGTGGCTCGGCGCGGAGCACCGGCGAGTCGATCAGGTAGGCCCGGACGGCGTCTCCCCCGTACCGGTCCAGAACCGCGGAGGGCTCGGGGTAGTTCTTCAGGCGCTTCGACATCTTGCGCCCGTCCTCGGCCAGGATCATGCCGTTGACAACGCAGTTGCGGAAAGCCACCTCGTCGAACAGGGCGGCGGCCAGCACGTGAAGGGTGTAGAACCATCCCCGCGTCTGGTCGAGACCCTCGGCGATGAAGTCGGCTGGGAAGGTCCGCGGGAAGCGTTCCTCGTTCTCGAAGGGGTAGTGATACTGGGCGTAAGGCATCGACCCGGACTCGAACCAGCAGTCCAGCACTTCGGGCACGCGGACCATGACGCCCCCGTTCGAGCATGACGGGCACGGATAGGTCACCTCATCCACCACGTGCTTGTGGAGGTCCTCCAACCAGACGCCGGTCCGTTCGGCCAGATCTTCCCGGCTACCCATGCATTCCTGATGGCCGCAGGAATCGCATTCCCACACCGGGATGCAGCTCCCCCAGA
This window harbors:
- a CDS encoding YggT family protein, with amino-acid sequence MIRLICNLLQLYVVAIVARAVLSWVEVPGDHPVGRAVAVLSRIVDPPLRPLRRSLPAIPVGGVRLDLSPIILIVAIMIVARIICG
- a CDS encoding FAD-dependent oxidoreductase, giving the protein MTSLPRRADVAVIGGGVVGLCVAYELAAHGRQVVVIDGGPIARGSAAGNAGLITPSHLIPMAAPGVLSGVVRGMIRRTGPVTVRPSVDPSYLRWMVRFALKCTSRAAEAGAVALRALGFLSADLAVEWIERDGIECGYRRLGLYHVYGDPGAFAAARHEADTMERHGVAIERYGAAELREREPALDEGIIGGFRCVDDAGLDPARFMAGIVSVLSGRGVVFVPRTTLLDFRTSDGAVDRLVTSRGDLAADEVVIATGAWTPGVATLLGESVPIQAGKGYSMTVAAPRRGPRTNLLIGDRWVAVNPMGDLLRMSGWLELGRLDTRPSLRRLAQIEANVRSRVRLDPELTVLERWAGLRPVTPDGLPIIGRSPGWRNVTYAVGHGKLGLSLGPVTGRLVAQTVCDRPTDLELDPFSPRRFG
- the murB gene encoding UDP-N-acetylmuramate dehydrogenase; the encoded protein is MEGWDGLVAGGRVRAEVELSRLTTYKLGGPARWFCDPGSVEELRSVSLAARARGIEMVVMGRGSNLVVSDEGFPGLVIRLGAGFRQVAVDREARIVRAGAAVSLPVLARRMADESLAGLEFYVGIPGSVGGAVRMNAGFFGVETVDVIRSASILDAGSGSVIEREAGGLGLGYRTSNLGPDEVVLDASFSVRDGDRERIAALMRQAIRWRRDHQPGGTLNAGSVFRNPPGDSAGRIIDALGLKGMRRGGAHVSPKHANFFVVDPGGTAQDVFGLVRDVRQLVLDRTGILLEPEVRFIGFPQDGARPRGNRD
- a CDS encoding DivIVA domain-containing protein, with translation MRITSNEVQAVKFSVALRGYAADEVDAFLEIVVKTISEYEGQHDRLQREVGRLRTALDECRENRIAEGSGKARTVVTVQADEAVARVRDMIDEAARTSEQMVENVLEAGEHLLDQFRAAMTPGAQQDGPVPR
- the ileS gene encoding isoleucine--tRNA ligase, which encodes MPGSQPDSPPVSDFTRVPPGLDLPALDARILERWDETGAFHASVEMRPREHEYTFYDGPPFASGSPHYGHILAGIIKDIVPRYWTMRGHRVERRFGWDTHGLPVEMEVEQQLGISGPRQIEDLGVTVFNDACRRMVEVTTADWEGITRRIGRWVDFRNDYKTMDPEFMESVWWVFRALWDKGLVYRAFKVLPYSWAAGTTLSNFEVSLGGYRDHPDPAITVRLEILEAPDPSGPARPGDYLTIWTTTPWTLPGNLAVAVGPDIEYVAVEDRGDRHWVAARRVEEVFGEARRPAAVASGTELLGVRYRPPFAYFEDRHTRGAFRVIRSPSVTTDEGTGLVHMAPAYGEEDLYALADADLDVIVDPVDLEARFTAATPDLAGVHVFEAADAIIGLLQESGALLKNERIVHSYPFCYRTDQPLIYKAIPTWFVRVEAIRDRMVELNGSIHWVPGPVGANRFGNWLEDARDWAVSRNRFWGSCIPVWECDSCGHQECMGSREDLAERTGVWLEDLHKHVVDEVTYPCPSCSNGGVMVRVPEVLDCWFESGSMPYAQYHYPFENEERFPRTFPADFIAEGLDQTRGWFYTLHVLAAALFDEVAFRNCVVNGMILAEDGRKMSKRLKNYPEPSAVLDRYGGDAVRAYLIDSPVLRAEPLRFSEAGVREVVRTVILPFWNAYSFFTTYAEADGIRFQDLRSAPAPADRPEIDRWILSVLQSLIRRTNELMEGYYLYAVVGPALGFVNDLTNWYVRRSRRRFWRAREGNEADKQAAFATLYEVLVTFSRLLAPVLPFITEEIHAGLVPEASSVHHTDYPVVDEGAIDEDLERTMDVARTVVTLGRSLRSDHSIGVRQPLARLAVITRDPEVTAAVRRHGAVIAEELNVKEIGTRDDELSVVELAAKANYKRLGPRLGAAVREVAAALAALPSEQVASLLEAGGMTVAGHELSADDVVITRNPRPGLAVASDGSLSVALDTVLTGELRSEGLAREVVSRIQRARRDLGLEVTDRIRLRYHTEDDLLYEAIDTHADFIAGEVLAVAILSGPMEGGTRFEIGQSTLSVRLEKAG
- a CDS encoding polyphenol oxidase family protein, whose product is MLIRPPGFRGAAFTTAAAGDMLSGDRGEVSGTLGIRAEWASLRQVHGSDVLTATEPGRAGPGDALVSGIRDLPLAVMTADCVGVVLETEDAVGVAHAGWRGVVAGVVAAAARRLEGLGRRPGPVLRAATGPLIGPCCFEVGPEVAGLFHDRHVKSIGGMTTVDLATAVREQVPEAEWWSVEACTRCEEGWFSFRADRTEHRLAALGWIP
- a CDS encoding YggS family pyridoxal phosphate-dependent enzyme; the protein is MSVAARLREVVRRVDEAARRSGRDRDDVKIVAIGKGRPPAVLEEAVAAGHRVFGENRGQELASKAGRLPSNLEWHFVGPLQTNKVRIVRPLVSLLHSFDRDRLVKPWLRGEDRPPPTLLQVNIGQEPQKSGVDPRLVVETFERWESAGVPLTGVMAIPPMGAIPEDSRPYFVRMREIRDELSARLERPMALSMGMTDDFEVAIEEGSTIVRIGRAIFGV
- a CDS encoding FtsQ-type POTRA domain-containing protein; the encoded protein is MTIEPRIKRRRQEVAEQQARARIRRSIWMLVIMACAGGVAWFLVSPFMSVEEVAVSGAVRVPVEEILHRSGVVEGRPLVTIRASTVESDLMEDPRIAAASVKLVFPTRVEVVLRERVDTAWIDLGDRWGVLADDGVVLAYASTPTTRLPQIRVVTDDPGLGVRIEAPEVSGALDFIAALPGHLAERSLFEASDGELWVWVGNRIARLGLPSDMAAKATSLLTILDTAPVGLIDVTAPSRPAVRPWKSVGNTLPGLEYLKSQLEAEIYLEP
- a CDS encoding cell division protein SepF produces the protein MNKLLTWMGLVDEGEPALNPGYGTRPDMPSRRPPPRSQFRIVDDQPPTSGDRSSRIAEPVPPYQRPAVVSARGDSDVIVRGPEAAVISASYTEILEARGFDDVRKVADVLREQVPVVVNLKSLDPPTVRRLVDFLCGLVYALEGTIQKPAAGVLLVRPPRVTITRQELQRLASLGLYDIDV
- the ftsZ gene encoding cell division protein FtsZ, translating into MTVINESPLRSYVAVIKVVGVGGGGTNAVNRMIEAGIRGVEFIAVNTDAQALLMSDADVKLNIGGELTKGLGAGADPSVGKTAAEDNREQIEEALAGSDLVFVTAGEGGGTGTGAAPVVADIARDLDALTVAVVTRPFGFEGHRRSKLAEQGIAALREAVDAMIVIPNDNLLEEADRSTTMMEAFAMADQVLTDGVNGIAQIITTPGLINVDFADVKTVLGGAGAAVLGIGRASGESRALQAAQQAMSSPLLETTMDGAKGVLLSICGPPDMTLAEVSEAAMAVQEHAESDAQIIFGATSDESVGQEVRVTVIAAGVGSPSAGPSGPGARSRYSDRSETVFRSDEDDPLDIPDWLRE